Proteins from a genomic interval of Colletes latitarsis isolate SP2378_abdomen chromosome 3, iyColLati1, whole genome shotgun sequence:
- the LOC143340670 gene encoding ATP-dependent RNA helicase DDX54: MFEVTRLKNTELVGFAHPEEISDNDEENEITNIKKKVCKKSGGFQSMALSFPVLKGILKRGYKLPTPIQRKTIPLALEGRDVVAMARTGSGKTACFLIPLFEKLKARQAKAGARALILSPTRELALQTLKFIKELGKFTGLKASVILGGDSMENQFSVIHGSPDILVATPGRFLHICIEMDLQLNSIEYVVFDEADRLFEMGFGEQINEIANRLPESRQTLLFSATLPKILVDFAKAGLTDPVLLRLDVESKIPEELILSFIVCRPEEKLAVLLCLLKTVIKSDSQTVIFAATQHHVEYIHQVLDKAGISNTFIYSNLDPSARKINAAKFQTSKVRVLIVTDVAARGLDIPHLDNVINFNFPAKSKLFVHRVGRCARAGRIGTAYNIVGPDEYAYLIDLHLFLGRSLRIIPPSGSIENTEGAVGKMPQAMVEEELAELINWQKNSTDLQNMEQVCDNAYKQYIRSRPAASSESIKRVKELHIGEAGVIPEYSDVSSNTTNLLSKIMSYKPQGTIFEIGAKASSIDYQVMKTKRSQHKQDIINFHKKAEEMEAKRVLEDQPKRTNLPSSTTDEINAAFNTVIFPKKRNLDDLYKPSKKKKQSVTQDKEFFIPYFAPDKHTEEGLAVNFFDTEANKAQLDLTADNEESQRLQAQIKKWDRKKKKMVTINNDRKANKFRTESGVWIPASYKTNRYSAWKEKSKIDATNDYDSEEEPSEMQKLRTTANTHWARHNQKLKEKIKTKNELRTPEQILKARKLMERKRNRNGRKGRSGRKKSGKKKR, encoded by the exons ATGTTTGAGGTTACAAGGTTGAAAAATACTGAACTTGTGGGGTTTGCCCACCCCGAAGAAATAAGCGATAATGacgaagaaaatgaaattacaaatatCAAAAAGAAAGTATGTAAAAAGTCAGGAGGGTTTCAGTCTATGGCTCTTAGTTTTCCCGTCTTAAAGGGAATATTGAAACGTGGATATAAGTTACCCACACCTATACAGAGAAAA ACAATTCCTTTAGCCTTAGAAGGTCGTGATGTAGTTGCAATGGCTAGAACAGGTAGTGGAAAAACAGCTTGTTTTTTAATTCCTTTGTTTGAGAAACTTAAGGCAAGACAAGCAAAAGCTGGTGCCAGAGCTTTGATACTATCACCTACTCGCGAGCTAGCATTACAAACACTAAAGTTCATAAAGGAATTGGGAAAATTTACAGGCTTAAAAGCATCTGTTATTTTGGGGGGTGATAGTATGGAAAATCAATTTAGTGTGATTCATGGAAGTCCTGATATATTAGTAGCAACACCAGGCAGATTTTTGCACATATGTATAGAGATGGATTTACAATTGAACAGCATTGAATATGTTGTTTTTGATGAAGCTGATAG ATTATTTGAAATGGGTTTTGGTGAGCAAATTAATGAAATTGCAAATAGACTACCAGAGTCACGGCAGACATTGTTATTTTCTGCAACATTACCTAAAATTCTGGTAGATTTTGCGAAAGCTGGGTTAACAGATCCTGTTCTATTACGTTTAGATGTAGAAAGTAAAATACCAGAAGAATTAATACTTTCATTTATAGTATGCCGTCCAGAAGAAAAATTGGCAGTACTATTATGTTTATTAAAAACTGTTATTAAAAGTGATTCTCAGACAGTAATATTTGCAGCAACACAACACCATGTTGAATACATTCATCAG GTATTGGATAAAGCTGGGATTTCTAATACGtttatttattcaaatttgGACCCATCAGCACGAAAAATAAATGCAGCTAAGTTCCAAACTTCTAAAGTTAGAGTTTTAATAGTAACAGACGTTGCTGCTCGAGGTCTAGATATTCCACATTTGGACaatgtaataaattttaattttcctgcAAAATCGAAACTTTTTGTACATAGAGTAG gACGTTGTGCGCGAGCGGGTCGAATTGGAACTGCTTACAATATTGTAGGTCCAGATGAATATGCTTACCTTATAGATTTACATCTTTTTCTCGGTCGATCGTTACGTATTATTCCACCCTCAGGATCTATAGAAAATACAGAGGGTGCTGTTGGCAAAATGCCACAAGCAATGGTAGAAGAAGAACTTGCTGAATTAATAAATTGGCAAAAAAATTCCACAGATCTC CAAAATATGGAACAGGTTTGTGATAATGCATATAAACAATATATCAGATCGCGACCAGCAGCATCGTCAGAAAGTATTAAAAGGGTAAAGGAGTTGCATATTGGTGAAGCAGGTGTTATACCAGAATATTCTGACGTTTCTTCTAATACTACGAATTTATTGTCGAAAATAATGAGTTACAAGCCACAAGGA ACGATATTTGAAATTGGAGCGAAAGCATCCTCTATTGACTATCAAGTTATGAAAACAAAACGGTCGCAACATAAACAAGATATCataaattttcataaaaaagCGGAAGAAATGGAAGCAAAAagggttttagagg ATCAACCTAAAAGGACGAATCTTCCTTCAAGTACAACTGATGAGATTAATGCAGCATTTAACACAGTGATTTTTCCAAAGAAAAGAAATCTTGATGATTTATACAAACCctctaaaaagaaaaaacaatcaGTAACGCAGGACAAAGAGTTTTTCATTCCATATTTCGCCCCAGATAAACACACAGAAGAAGG TTTGGCTGTTAATTTTTTCGACACGGAAGCAAATAAAGCACAATTGGATCTAACTGCAGATAATGAAGAATCTCAGCGCCTTCAAGCACAGATTAAAAAATGGGATCGTAAAAAGAAGAAGATGGTTACCATTAATAAT GATCGGAAAGCTAACAAATTTCGAACAGAGTCTGGTGTTTGGATACCTGCTAGTTATAAAACAAATCGTTATTCAGCTTGGAAAGAAAAAAGCAAAATTGACGCCACGAATGACTACGATAGCGAAGAAGAGCCTTCAGAAATGCAGAAAC TACGTACAACGGCTAACACACATTGGGCGCGTCACAATCAAAAACTTAAGGAAAAGattaaaacaaagaatgaactgAGAACACCAGAACAAATTCTAAAGGCGCGCAAGTTAATGGAACGAAAACGTAATAGAAATGGCAGGAAAGGTCGCTCAGGTCGGAAGAAGAGTGGGAAAAAGAAACGATAG